TGCTCGCTGGGTGCACCGGTTCGGGTCCGGCGTTTGACGGCGACACGACGACCGGAGCGCGCGGGGATGCGACCACGTCGTCGGCGCCGACGACCACCGTAGACGAGCCACTCGACCTCCGCGAGGCGAACGTCACCGCCGTCACCGTCGACTGCGACGGTCGGGACTGTCGGTTCGACGTAACGCTGTACCACGACGATGACGGCGAAGCCGGCTACGCGAACTGGTGGCAGGTGGAGACCCGCGACGGCGAACGCCTCGGGCGTCGCGACCTGCTCCACGCTCACGGCACCCGCGAGTTCACTCGTTCGGCGACGGTCACGGTCCCGGAGGGCGTCACCGAGGTCGTCGTCCGCGGGCACGACCAGACGCACGGCTACGGCGGACAGGCGATGCTCGTGAACGTCGAGACGGGGGAGACGACGGCAGTGCGACAGGGTCCGGAACCGCGGTCGTTCGCGGAGTGACGGACCTGAGTGGACCGGGGACGGGCCCTACTCGTCCAACTCGTGCACCGTCACGTCGACGTCGCCGTCGTCCAACTCGAGCGTCATCATCGTCGTCCGCGGCCCGGGGTAGGAACCGGTCACGGTTCCCGGGTTCAGGACCGTGACGCCGCGGTGGGTGTCCTCGACGACGCGGTGGCTGTGGCCGCCGACGCCGACCACCGTCTGATCCGGGTCCGGGGCGCTGTCGGCGGCGGCCGCGACGGCGTCGATGTCGGCGGCGTCGACATCAGCCGGGACCGGGGTACACGCACGTTCCAGTTCCGGGGTGACCCCCTCGGCCGCGACGACTCGGGCCGTCGTGGTCACCGCCTCCAGCCAGTCGTGGCCGTCGGCGACGACGCCCGAAGCGGCCATCCAGTCGTCGTGATCCGGATCGGGACCGATCGCCGGGTCGCGTGTCGCGGGGTTCACGGCCCCGTGGACCGCGACGACGGTCACATCCTCCGCCTCGATGGCGGCGACGGTGGGGAGGCCGATGTCGGTCGGGTCGATGTTGCCGCGGACGCCGGTCAACTCACCCGCGAGGTCGCGGAACTCCGCGAGCACGCCCGCCGTCTCGACGTCGCCGACGTGGAGGGTGTGGTCGGCGGCGGCGATGCGTTCGCGGAAGGGGTCGGGGATCTCGTCGGCGCGTTCCGGGATGTGCGAGTCGGAGACGATCGCGAGGTCCATGCCTCGACCTGTCGACCGCCCGACGTAGTTCTGCCGCCCGACCGTCGTGTGGTAGCACACGTGTTGTGTGCCGACCGGCACACGTCCGCCCGCTCCTTATTCCCGTCACCCCGGTACGGTGCGGCGATGAGCGACGACCCACTCTTCGAGGCGTTCGAGTTGAACGGCACCACACTGGACAACCGCGTCGGCCTCGCGCCGATGACGCGCACGAGCGCCACCGACGAGGGCCACGCCACCGAGCGGATGGCTCGCTACTACGCCTCGTTCGCCCGCGGCGGCTTCTCGTTCCTCGTCACCGAGGGCACCCACCCAGACACCACCCACAGTCAGGGGTACGACAACCAGCCCGGCCTCGCCACCGACGAGCAGGCGGCCGCGTGGGAGCAGGTGGTCGACGCCGTCCACGACGAGGGGAGCGCCATCGTCGCGCAGTTGATGCACGCCGGCGCACAGGCGCAGGGGAACCGCTACGGCTACGATTCGGTCGCGCCGTCGGCCTACCAGCCGCCGGGTGAGCAGTCCGAACTGTACGGCGGTTCGGGGCCGTTCCCGGAGGCCGACGAACTGGACGCCGACGGCCTCGACGAAGTTCGCGAGGCGTTCGTCGCCGCCGCCGAGCGCGCGGTCGACGCCGGCTTCGACGGCATCGAGGTGCACGCCGCCAACGGCTACCTCCTCCACGAGTTCGTCGACCCGACAGTGAACGACCGCGACGACGAGTACGGCGGCTCCCCCGAGAACCGTGCGCGGTTCCCCGCGGAGGTCACCGAAGCCATCGACGAGGCGACGCCTGCGGAGTTCGTGGTCGGCGTCCGCGCCTCGCAGGGCGCCGTCGTCGACGAGGAGCGCGTCTGGCCCGACGGCGAGGCGACTGCCGAGGCGCTGTTCACGGCACTCGCCGACGCCGGCGCCGACTACGTCCACGTGACCGGCGGCGACGCGACGGCGCCGGAGGTGCCCGACACCGACCGCACGCTCGCGGAGTTGGCCGTCGAGTACGCCGGCGACGACGCCGCGGTGATCGCAAACGGGAGCCTCGGCGACCCCGAGAACGCCCGCGCGGCGCTGGCCGACGGTGCCGACCTCATCACGCTGGGGACCGGTGCGCTCGCCAACCACGACTGGCCGACCCGCGTCGCCGCAGGGGAGGAACTCGACGACCTCGACCCGAGCGTCGTGTTCGCTCCCGACGCCTCGCTCAGCGACCCTGAAGTGCCCGCCCCGAGCGACGACTGAGCCCGCGCGGTCGCCCCGCTACGCCTCCTCGACCCGGTAGCGCGTCGTCAGTTTCCCCTCGAACCGCGGTCCGGGACCGACCTCGTCGAAGCCGGCGTTCTCGGCGGCACGACGAAGCTCTTCCTCCCCTTCGATGACGAGCAGTTCGACCGCGAACGTCTCGGTCGCCGCGAAGCGAAGCGGCTCCGCGAGCAGTCGCTCGGCGGCCTCGCGGGTGCCGCCGAACTGCGTGACGTGGACGGTGTCGCCGCGGACGTCGAAACTGACGAACCCCAGTAGGTCGGTCGGGTCGGCGTCGAGGTCCTCGTTCGGGTCGGTCGCGGACTCCTTCTCGACGGCGACGCGGACCGTTCGGTCGTGGACGATGCCGCGCATCGCGTCGGCCGGGGCGTCCGCGATGGCCGCGAGCGCCTCGGCGTCCGCCTCCACCGCGTCCCGGACGTGCATACCCCTGCTTCGCCCGCATCTGTCCTAAAGCCTCACCCCGAATCTGGCGGTCCGACCGGACACCGGGAGGCTATTTGCCGCCCGCCGCCGACCGCCGGACATGAGCGTACGCGACGAGTTCGACGCGTGGGCGGCCGACGGCCGCGACAAGGGGATGGAGGAGCGCCACTGGCACACTGCCAAGCACGTGCTCGCACGGATGCCCGTCGAGGACGGCGACACCGTGCTCGACTTGGGGACCGGCAGCGGCTACGCCCTGCGCGCACTCGCAGACACGACGGGGATGAGCCGTGGGTACGGGCTCGACGGCGCCCCCGAGATGGCTCGCAACGCCCGCGAGTACACCCTCGACGCCGAACCCGACGCCGACCTCGGCTTCGTCGTCGGCGACTTCGGCCACCTCCCGTTCGCGACGGACTCGCTGGACCACGCGTTCACGATGGAGGCGTTCTACTACAGCCACGACCCCCACCAGACGCTCGAAGAGGTCGCGCGCGTCCTCAAGCCGGGTGGGACGTTCTACTGTGCGGTCAACTACTACGAGGAGAACCTCCACAGCCACGCGTGGCAGGACAACATCTCCGTGGACATGACGCGGTGGGACGCCGACGAGTACCGCGCGGCGTTCCGCGAGGCGGGCCTCCACGTCGCCGAGCAGGACAACGTCGCCGACCGCGAGGTCGACATCCCCCCGGCCGACGAGTTCCCGACCGACTCGTGGGAGACGCGCGAGGCGATGGTGGAGCGCTACCGCGAGTTGGGGACGCTCCTGACGGTCGGTGTCGCGCCCTGACGCGGTCGACACGTGCGAACGCCGTGAGTCAAACGCCGTGAGTCAGAAGGAGTGCTGGGACGCCGTCCGCCTCAGATGAGGAAGCGGAGCAGGCGGTTCTCTTCGAGGTCGAACCGCTCTGCCAGCAGGGCGTCGACACCGAACACGCGGCCGGCGGCGAACACGGCGACGGTCACGAACGCGGCCAGGCCGAGCAGGTCACCGTTGACGTAGCCGTGCGCCCAGTCGGCGTTCCCGAGGTAGAACAGCACCATCAGGAGGCCGCCGAAGAACGCGGCCAGGCGGACGAGCGCGCCGACGATGAGGCCCAGGCCGATGAGCGCTTCACCCACGGGGATGGCGAAGTCGGTGACGGCCAGCAGCCACGGGGTGTTCGCGACGAACACGAACAGGCCGTGTATCGGGCCGTTGGCGGTCGCGTTCGCGAGCCACCCCGCCGCGGTGAACGGTTCGGCGGCGAGCAGTTTGGTGGCACCCGCGTGGAGGAACCACCAGCCGGTGATCAGGCGAAGCGCGACGAGCCAGTAGGCGGCCGCGTCGCCGACG
The DNA window shown above is from Halobaculum marinum and carries:
- a CDS encoding YfcE family phosphodiesterase, which gives rise to MDLAIVSDSHIPERADEIPDPFRERIAAADHTLHVGDVETAGVLAEFRDLAGELTGVRGNIDPTDIGLPTVAAIEAEDVTVVAVHGAVNPATRDPAIGPDPDHDDWMAASGVVADGHDWLEAVTTTARVVAAEGVTPELERACTPVPADVDAADIDAVAAAADSAPDPDQTVVGVGGHSHRVVEDTHRGVTVLNPGTVTGSYPGPRTTMMTLELDDGDVDVTVHELDE
- a CDS encoding NADH:flavin oxidoreductase; the protein is MSDDPLFEAFELNGTTLDNRVGLAPMTRTSATDEGHATERMARYYASFARGGFSFLVTEGTHPDTTHSQGYDNQPGLATDEQAAAWEQVVDAVHDEGSAIVAQLMHAGAQAQGNRYGYDSVAPSAYQPPGEQSELYGGSGPFPEADELDADGLDEVREAFVAAAERAVDAGFDGIEVHAANGYLLHEFVDPTVNDRDDEYGGSPENRARFPAEVTEAIDEATPAEFVVGVRASQGAVVDEERVWPDGEATAEALFTALADAGADYVHVTGGDATAPEVPDTDRTLAELAVEYAGDDAAVIANGSLGDPENARAALADGADLITLGTGALANHDWPTRVAAGEELDDLDPSVVFAPDASLSDPEVPAPSDD
- a CDS encoding class I SAM-dependent methyltransferase: MSVRDEFDAWAADGRDKGMEERHWHTAKHVLARMPVEDGDTVLDLGTGSGYALRALADTTGMSRGYGLDGAPEMARNAREYTLDAEPDADLGFVVGDFGHLPFATDSLDHAFTMEAFYYSHDPHQTLEEVARVLKPGGTFYCAVNYYEENLHSHAWQDNISVDMTRWDADEYRAAFREAGLHVAEQDNVADREVDIPPADEFPTDSWETREAMVERYRELGTLLTVGVAP
- a CDS encoding TQO small subunit DoxD, with the translated sequence MTTTTTGTTTRFDLGTYRVGDAAAYWLVALRLITGWWFLHAGATKLLAAEPFTAAGWLANATANGPIHGLFVFVANTPWLLAVTDFAIPVGEALIGLGLIVGALVRLAAFFGGLLMVLFYLGNADWAHGYVNGDLLGLAAFVTVAVFAAGRVFGVDALLAERFDLEENRLLRFLI